A stretch of DNA from Deltaproteobacteria bacterium:
CACCGTCCGCGCCGGCAGGAGCTTGGCGTGCATCAGTTCTACGTCTCGAACGAGCAGGGCGACCGGCTCTTCTGGGTGACGGCGGTCCTGGAGCCGATGCTCCTCGCGGTGGTCGGGGTCGCACTGGCCGCCCGGCGCCGATGGGGCTAGGGAGGGGTGCGTGAGCTGGCGCCAGGTTCTCGTCCTGTACGCGGTGCTCGGCCTGCTCGGCGGCGAGTACTGGCTGATCGAACGACGGCGGGTCGAGCGGCCCCAGGGGCAACCCGCGCGCGAGCGCTTCCTGTCGCTCCAGCCCGGGCAGCTGCGCGAAGTGCGGCTGCGGCGCGGCGGGCGCACGGTCGTCTCCCGCCGCGACGCGGACGGGTGGGCGGTGATCGAGCCGGCGGGCACGACCATTCCCGCCGACCTGATCGAGGCGTTCGCGACGGCCCTCACCGGGGCCGAGGAGATCGCCCGCGTGGGAGACGCCGAGGCGGATCCGCAAGCCTTCGGGCTCGACGAGCGCGCCGCCCAGGTGGAGATCATCGCCGAGACAGGTGAGCCGGTTCAGGTGACGATCGGGGAGACGAATCCGACCGGCACCGCCGTGTACGCCCGGCGCAGCGGGAATCCCGTCGTGGTGCTGATCGGCCGCAACGTGCGCTACTACGAGGATCTCATCTTCCAGGCCCTGCCGAGCGGCCGCGTGCCCGCCGCCGACGTGGACGCTCCGGTCGGCGGCTAGAGCCGAGAGTCCCGTTGACGCCCGCTGGCGAGGCGTTGTAGAGCCACCTTGCCCTCAACCACGTCGCAGAAGGAGACGGCACCATGGCAAGCCCCCGCTGGTGGCTCACCCTCGCAGGCGTAGCTTCGCTTTCGCTCGCGATGCTCGGCACGCCCGTGCGCGCCGACGTCGTGCCCGGAGACAAGATCACGGAGCAGAACATCGAGAAGCTGAAGGACCTGATCTCGCCCGGGATGGAGTGGGTCATCAAGCACGGCTGGCCGATCACCATCACCGAGACGAAGCGCATCGAGTTCCCGCAGGCCTACAAGGAAGCGACGGAGAAGTACTCCGGCCAGGTGAAGCTCACGGCCGACGGCCTCAACCTCGTCAACTACGTCGCCGGGCTGCCGTTCCCGAACGTCGATCCGAAGGATCCCCAGGTGGCCATGAAGATCATGTGGAACTGGGGCTACACGCACCTCACAACGGATGACGTCGACCTGCGGAACTTCGACGCGGACACGGGCGCCGTCGCCGACCATGGACCGCTGACCGTCGAGCGTCACTTCCTCCTCGACCACTTCCGGCGGCTCTTCTGGACGGGACGGCTCTACGTCGATCCGAAGCCCGAGAAGCCGAACCCCAACGGCTATCGCGCCCAGCAGGGACTCTACCCGGTCCTCGAGCCCTTCGACCTGAAGGGCGTCGGCGCGCTCGGTAACCGGTACACCTCTTCCGAGAAGCAGGACGACTCGTGGCTCTACCTGCCGTCGCTGCGCCGGGTCCGCCGGCTCTCGACGGCGCAGCGGTCGGACGCGCTCTTCGGGCAGGACACCGACGTGGACAGCTACTACGGCTACAGCGGCCACCCTGCCTGGATGGACTTCAAGTTCCTCGGCGAGCGCGACCTGATCAGCTGCTACCACGCGCAGCACTATCCGGTGAAGTGGCACGACAAGGTCGACTGGGCCTTCGACGACGTGTGGGAGAAGCGGAAGGTCTACGTCATCGAGGGCATCTCGAAGCTCCCGCAGTACGCCTACGGGAAGCGTGTGATCTTCGTCGACAAGGAGGCGTGGGTCATCCCGTTCTCGGACATCTACGACCGGTCGGGGGAGCTCTGGAAGATCTGGATCAACGACATGAGCTTCCGGAAGAAGGCGTTCGAGGGCGCCAACGTCATCGACTATCCCGACGAGATGGGGTTCATCCCCGCCATCGTCATGGTCGACATGCAGCTCGAGCACGCCACCAAGGCGTCCTTGCCGAGCCACCGCTTCCCGGGCGAGCAGGGCTGGTACTTCAACCAGGGCGAGAAGGCCGGCGTCACCGACGACTGGTTCACGGTCGCGGCGCTGGTGAACGCGGGGCACTGAGGGACGGGAGGAGCTGCCGAGGTCCGCCGACGGGGCCGCCTGGCTGGAGCCGGCGGCCCCATCCGTTTTCAGCCTCCAGGGGGTCAAGACGATGATGACGAGCAGAGGATCCTGGTGCGCGCTGGCGGCCGCGGCCGCCCTGGTGCTGTCGACGTCCGGCCCGCCGGCGCATGCCGACGTCTCACCCGGAGACCGGATCACGGATCAGAACATCGACAAGGTGAAGGACCTCATCTCGCCGGGCCTCGAGTGGTGCATCCGGCACGGGTTTCCGCTGACCATCGTCGAGACGAAGCGCGTCGAGTGGCCCACCGCCTACAAGGAAGCGACCGAGAAGTACTCGGGGCAGGTGAAGCTCCGGCCGGACGGGCTCCAGCTGCTGAACTACGTCGCCGGGCAGCCCTTTCCGAAACTCGACCCGCAGGACCCGCAGGTCGCCGTCAAGATCATGTGGAACTACGAGTACAAGTTCAACCCGACCGACGACCTCGACCTGCGCAACTTCGACGCCGACACGGGCGCGGTTGCGGATCACGGCCACATGACCGTCGAGCGGCACTTCCTGCTCGATCACTTGAAGGTGCTCTTCTGGAACGCGCGCCTCTTCGTCGAGCCGAAGCCCGAGCGGCCGAACCCCAACGGCTATCGCGGCCAGTCCGGGCTCTACCCAATCCTCGAGCCGTTCGACCTGAAGGGCGTGGGCGGGATGTTCTATCGCTATCTGGACCCCGCCCGGCAGGACGACACCTGGCTCTACCTGCCGTCACTGCGGCGGGTTCGCCGCCTCTCCTCGGCGCAGCGTTCCGACGCCCTCTTCGGCCAGGACACCGACGTCGACAGCTACTACGGGTATGCGGGGCAGGTCGCGTGGATGAACTGGAAGTACCTCGGCGAGCGCGACCTGCTCGGCGTCTACCACGCCAAGCACAACCCGGTGAAGTGGAACGACCCCGTCGACTGGGCGTTCGACGACGTGTGGGAGAAGCGGCGCGTGTACGCCGTCGAGGGCGTCTCGAAGCTGCCGCAGTACGCCTTCGGCAAGCGCGTCATCTTCATCGACAAGGAGTCGATGACGGTGCCGTTCTC
This window harbors:
- a CDS encoding DUF4340 domain-containing protein, whose protein sequence is MSWRQVLVLYAVLGLLGGEYWLIERRRVERPQGQPARERFLSLQPGQLREVRLRRGGRTVVSRRDADGWAVIEPAGTTIPADLIEAFATALTGAEEIARVGDAEADPQAFGLDERAAQVEIIAETGEPVQVTIGETNPTGTAVYARRSGNPVVVLIGRNVRYYEDLIFQALPSGRVPAADVDAPVGG
- a CDS encoding DUF1329 domain-containing protein; this translates as MASPRWWLTLAGVASLSLAMLGTPVRADVVPGDKITEQNIEKLKDLISPGMEWVIKHGWPITITETKRIEFPQAYKEATEKYSGQVKLTADGLNLVNYVAGLPFPNVDPKDPQVAMKIMWNWGYTHLTTDDVDLRNFDADTGAVADHGPLTVERHFLLDHFRRLFWTGRLYVDPKPEKPNPNGYRAQQGLYPVLEPFDLKGVGALGNRYTSSEKQDDSWLYLPSLRRVRRLSTAQRSDALFGQDTDVDSYYGYSGHPAWMDFKFLGERDLISCYHAQHYPVKWHDKVDWAFDDVWEKRKVYVIEGISKLPQYAYGKRVIFVDKEAWVIPFSDIYDRSGELWKIWINDMSFRKKAFEGANVIDYPDEMGFIPAIVMVDMQLEHATKASLPSHRFPGEQGWYFNQGEKAGVTDDWFTVAALVNAGH
- a CDS encoding DUF1329 domain-containing protein, which gives rise to MMTSRGSWCALAAAAALVLSTSGPPAHADVSPGDRITDQNIDKVKDLISPGLEWCIRHGFPLTIVETKRVEWPTAYKEATEKYSGQVKLRPDGLQLLNYVAGQPFPKLDPQDPQVAVKIMWNYEYKFNPTDDLDLRNFDADTGAVADHGHMTVERHFLLDHLKVLFWNARLFVEPKPERPNPNGYRGQSGLYPILEPFDLKGVGGMFYRYLDPARQDDTWLYLPSLRRVRRLSSAQRSDALFGQDTDVDSYYGYAGQVAWMNWKYLGERDLLGVYHAKHNPVKWNDPVDWAFDDVWEKRRVYAVEGVSKLPQYAFGKRVIFIDKESMTVPFSDIYDRSGELWKIWINDWSFRKKAFDGAGVIEYEDEMGFQPAIVMVDMQLEHATKAALPSHRFPGEQGWYFNQGEKQGITEDWFTVAALVAAGH